The following proteins are co-located in the Rattus norvegicus strain BN/NHsdMcwi chromosome 19, GRCr8, whole genome shotgun sequence genome:
- the Chmp1a gene encoding charged multivesicular body protein 1a, whose translation MDDTLFQLKFTAKQLEKLAKKAEKDSKAEQAKVKKALQQKNVECARVYAENAIRKKNEGVNWLRMASRVDAVASKVQTAVTMKGVTKNMAQVTKALDKALSAMDLQKVSAVMDRFEQQVQNLDVHTSVMEDSVSSATTLTTPQEQVDSLIVQIAEENGLEVLDQLSQLPEGASAVGESSVRSQEDQLSRRLAALRN comes from the exons ATGGACG ATACCCTGTTCCAGTTGAAG TTCACAGCAAAGCAGCTGGAGAAACTAGCCAAGAAGGCAGAGAAGGACTCCAAGGCTGAGCAGGCCAAAGTGAAGAAG GCCCTTCAGCAGAAAAATGTGGAGTGTGCCCGTGTGTATGCTGAAAACGCCATCCGCAAGAAGAATGAAGGCGTAAACTGGCTCCGGATGGCATCCCGTGTGGACGCAGTGGCCTCCAAGGTGCAGACAGCTGTGACCATGAAGGGG GTGACCAAGAACATGGCTCAGGTGACCAAAGCTCTGGACAAGGCCCTGAGTGCCATGGACCTTCAGAAGGTGTCTGCAGTGATGGACAGGTTTGAGCAGCAGGTGCAGAACCTGGATGTGCACACATCG GTGATGGAGGATTCTGTGAGCTCTGCCACTACACTGACCACACCTCAGGAGCAGGTCGACAGCCTCATCGTTCAGATTGCTGAGGAGAATGGCCTGGAGGTCCTTGACCAACTCAGCCAGCTTCCGGAGGGAGCCTCTGCCGTGGGCGAAAGCTCTGTGCGCAGCCAAGAGGACCAACTGTCTCGGAG GTTGGCTGCCCTGAGGAATTAG
- the Spata33 gene encoding spermatogenesis-associated protein 33 — protein MGQSKSKPGEKKVEEEKKITTTLVTKAKEKVMEKETKQSDKESQPAESMMFGSKTSKHSRPSSSSEDKPDTKQRSSKKRSVIPQIIITRASNETLISYGIPDSDEQRTIREHADWGPYYRHRSPSTIAAYEVQNTE, from the exons ATGGGCCAGTCGAAAAGCAAACCCGGAGAGAAGAAAG ttgaggaggaaaagaagatcaCTACCACTTTAGTTACAAAGGCTAAGGAGAAAGTAAtggagaaggagaccaagcagtCTGACAAGGAGTCTCAGCCTGCCGAAAGCATGATGTTCGGGTCAAAGACATCCAAGCACTCAAGGCCTTCGTCTTCCTCTGAAG ACAAACCTGACACAAAGCAAAGGTCAAGCAAGAAGAGAAGTGTCATCCCACAGATCATCATCACCCGGGCCTCAAACGAGACGCTCATCAGCTATGGCATCCCCGACAGCGATGAACAGAGAACCATTCGGGAGCATGCCGACTGGGGCCCATACTACCGACACAGGAGCCCCAGCACAATAGCAGCCTATGAGGTGCAGAACACAGAATAA